The sequence CCCGATAAAGTATAAGCGGTAATAGTATTCGGTAAAAGGCTGAAAGCCTTTGTAAGAGATAATGCTTAAAGTTCCACAATCTCGGCCTCTACCCTTCGGTTAGCCTCTTGCTGCCGAGTGTTCACAGGATTGGGGTAGATCATTTTGGCATTGCCAAACCCCTTGTACGTCATCCTGGATTTGTCCACACCTGCCTCGCTCAACTTTTGATAGATAGCCTCAGCCCTGTCCTCACTCAGATTGATGTATGAGCGTTTGTTTTTCTTGGCTTCCCCATTCACATGTCCCTGAATCTCAATCTTCACATTATCATTTTCAATCAAGAACTCGGCTAGTTTCTCAAGTGCGGGCTTGCTTTTCTCTAGAATAACCGCTTGATCACTTTCAAACTTGATATTTCCCAAGTTGATGCGGTCTCCCTTATTCATACGTTTGAGCTGTACGTCGATTTCATAAAGAGAGTCATTCTTTGGAATGAACTGCTCTGTATGTAGTAGGTAGCCTTTCTTGATTACGTTGATATCGTATGTTCGGTAGCTCAACACGTCAATAGAAACTTGAGAGATGAAAGGATATCTGGAAGGAACGGAATCAGGCAGATTGTCGATAAAAACATTGGATTGAATCCGCTCTCCCGTTTCTTTATCCGTCACTGTCACTCTCATCGTACGCAATGGAATTTGATACTCTTCCTGCTCTTCCGTCGATTCCTCTTCTCCTTCAACTATTGGATTCAGCCTACGGTAGTGCAGATGAATACTGTGGCCCTCGTTTTCTCTGAATGGATTGTCAATCAAGAGGTAATAGGTTTGTCCTCGGCGGGCTTTCAAGGCGCGACTATAAGAGCTCCCCGGCCCGGATGGTACGTACTCGTCTACGGACGATTCACTCATACCTGTCTGTCCTTGAACTTCAATGTTCTTTCGGGAAATATTCGTTCGAATCGGAATTTTCTTTCCATCTGTGATATCACGGCAAAAATTGGGACCATCATATAAAAACAGGAGAAAATCAAAGTCATCATCCTTTTGGATGGGAATCAAATCGAAAGTGAAGATGCAATCATATGGTATGGTAAACTTGTACCACACCGAGTTGTGCTCTCTTTGAATAAAGTAGGGGTCACCCAATTCGTAACCCACCAACTCTAGGTTGTTTCCGAAACCTTTAGGCGAATAGACAGGGCCTATCACTGTATCGGGAATAGTCAATGCTCCGATACAATCTGACCCCGTGACGCCCAATTGCACGGGCTTATCTTGGCTAAAGCCTTCAGATTGAATTAACGAGAATATCAGAAAAAGGGCAGTGTAAAAACGCATATATGTCTTGCTCCTAGCTGGCCACTAAATTAGAAGATTCAATTCAATAATTGAGGTTGGGTGCCAGCCACTTTTCCATACTGTCAAAGTCCATGCCTTTTCTGTCAGCCATACTCTTGACTTGATCTTTTGCTATCCTTCCGACACCGAAATACTTGGAATACGGAGATGCAAAGTAGAGACCAGAAACAGAGGATGCGGGATACATGGCAAAGTTCTCTGTCAGCGTGATTCCCGTATGCTCCGTTGCATTCAAAATTTCAAATAATCCGGGCTTCTCGGTATGATCAGGACAAGCAGGATAGCCTGGTGCCGGACGAATTCCTTGGTACTTTTCTTTGATCAACTCTTCATTTGAGAGTTTTTCTCGACGGGCATAGCCCCAAAAGTCCTTTCGAACCTTCGCATGCATGAGTTCGGCAAATGCTTCTGCCAATCTGTCGGCAAGTGCCTTGAGCATGATAATAGAATAGTCATCATGGTTTTTCTCAAATCGTTCGAGGTACCGTTCAATACCTATTCCAGCTGTTACCGCAAAACCACCGATGTAGTCTTTTCTTCCCGATTCCTTTGGAGCGATAAAATCGGCAAGACTTAAATTTGGTTGTCCAGCCGCCTTCTTCACTTGCTGACGCAAACATTCAAATCGATGAATGACTTTTTCAGAGTCGCTGGGATCGTAGACCTCAATCGTATCATAATTCACCGTATTGGCAGGCCATATTCCAATTACGGCTTTTGCTTTGAGCCATTGGTTGGTGACGATTTCCTGAAGCATTTGGGTTGCATCGTCATAGAGTTTATTTGCTTCTGTTCCAACTACTTCATCTTCCAAGATATTTGGAAAACGACCATGAAGATCCCAAGTCTGGAAAAACGGCGTCCAATCAATGTAGCCCATGATCTCACGCAAGCTCGCATCGTAAAAAGTCTTCACGCCAAGGTGTGCCGGCTTTTCCACTTCGGGCTCATTTGCCCAATCAATTTTTAATCGCGACGAGCGGGCTTCTGATAACGAGAGGTATTTCTTCACCTTCTCTTTTCCCGCATGATTGAGCCGGATTTTCTCGTAGTCCTTTTTGACCTCGCCAATGAATTCACCACTCTCTTTCCCAAGCAATCGCTCAACTACAGTAACAGATCGGGACGCGTCTTGGACGTGAACCGTCTGACTATTTAGGTAATGCTGCTCTATTTTCACGGCAGTGTGAACTCGACTCGTCGTCGCACCTCCGATCAAAAGAGGAATATTTAACCCTCTGCGCTCCATTTCCTTTGCTACGCTCACCATCTCTTCGAGACTCGGAGTGATAAGTCCACTCAGACCAATAACATCTACCTTCTCTTCAATGGCTCTGTCCAAAATCTTTTCGGCAGGGACCATTACTCCCATGTCAATCACT comes from Cryomorphaceae bacterium 1068 and encodes:
- a CDS encoding OmpA family protein, with product MRFYTALFLIFSLIQSEGFSQDKPVQLGVTGSDCIGALTIPDTVIGPVYSPKGFGNNLELVGYELGDPYFIQREHNSVWYKFTIPYDCIFTFDLIPIQKDDDFDFLLFLYDGPNFCRDITDGKKIPIRTNISRKNIEVQGQTGMSESSVDEYVPSGPGSSYSRALKARRGQTYYLLIDNPFRENEGHSIHLHYRRLNPIVEGEEESTEEQEEYQIPLRTMRVTVTDKETGERIQSNVFIDNLPDSVPSRYPFISQVSIDVLSYRTYDINVIKKGYLLHTEQFIPKNDSLYEIDVQLKRMNKGDRINLGNIKFESDQAVILEKSKPALEKLAEFLIENDNVKIEIQGHVNGEAKKNKRSYINLSEDRAEAIYQKLSEAGVDKSRMTYKGFGNAKMIYPNPVNTRQQEANRRVEAEIVEL
- the metH gene encoding methionine synthase, whose product is MLRLSGLEPLVVTPETNFVNVGERTNVTGSRKFLRLIKEDRYDEAIEVALEQVRGGAQILDVNMDEGMLDGEKAMVKFLNLIASEPEISRIPIMIDSSKWSIIEAGLKCVQGKAVVNSISLKGGEEEFIYQAKQLRRYGAAVIVMAFDERGQADSLERRKEICGRSYKILTEEVGFPKTDIIFDPNIFPVGTGIDEHNNNAVDFFESTKWIKANLPGALVSGGVSNVSFSFRGNNVVREAMHSSFLYHGIKAGMDMGIVNPSMLTVYDDIDEELLTRVEDVLLNRREDSTERLLEFAENVQDSGPKEGQIEEWRNLEVKERLSHALVKGIDKYIVEDTEEARQLFERPIQVIEGPLMTGMNVVGDLFGSGKMFLPQVVKSARVMKKAVAHLLPYIEEDKKKFKDTSAQGKILLATVKGDVHDIGKNIVGVVLACNNYEVIDMGVMVPAEKILDRAIEEKVDVIGLSGLITPSLEEMVSVAKEMERRGLNIPLLIGGATTSRVHTAVKIEQHYLNSQTVHVQDASRSVTVVERLLGKESGEFIGEVKKDYEKIRLNHAGKEKVKKYLSLSEARSSRLKIDWANEPEVEKPAHLGVKTFYDASLREIMGYIDWTPFFQTWDLHGRFPNILEDEVVGTEANKLYDDATQMLQEIVTNQWLKAKAVIGIWPANTVNYDTIEVYDPSDSEKVIHRFECLRQQVKKAAGQPNLSLADFIAPKESGRKDYIGGFAVTAGIGIERYLERFEKNHDDYSIIMLKALADRLAEAFAELMHAKVRKDFWGYARREKLSNEELIKEKYQGIRPAPGYPACPDHTEKPGLFEILNATEHTGITLTENFAMYPASSVSGLYFASPYSKYFGVGRIAKDQVKSMADRKGMDFDSMEKWLAPNLNY